The following coding sequences lie in one Verrucomicrobiota bacterium genomic window:
- a CDS encoding menaquinone biosynthesis protein, with product MSSSEQPAKLRLAPAEPADDLAQIHERETRAAQVQREENLHHALAPFRVGSVPYLNAVPLTRGLEEEVLFIPPSALAEKLRRGELDAALVSVTEVLLNDCYNVLDGIAVASLGEVKSVFLAHRRPLEEAKEIFCDTASLASVNLLRVLLAERGLWPEFKPLPSYDASRLPDFALLIGDPALDFLLGPHDHEIWDLGAAWFELTRLPFVYAVWALRRGVENERLRRLLREAKDFGMDSLDAIIGGRTEYDYAFRKDYLGWHIHFHLGADERRGLARFIELLRKHGLGPVYEPKFVW from the coding sequence ATGTCTTCTTCAGAACAACCGGCGAAACTTCGCCTGGCGCCCGCCGAGCCGGCGGATGACCTCGCCCAAATACACGAACGTGAAACGCGCGCCGCGCAGGTCCAGCGAGAAGAAAACCTCCACCACGCGCTTGCGCCATTCCGGGTCGGGTCTGTTCCTTACTTGAACGCGGTCCCGTTGACGCGCGGATTGGAGGAGGAAGTTCTGTTTATCCCACCTTCCGCGCTGGCCGAAAAGCTCCGCCGCGGCGAGTTGGACGCCGCGCTTGTCAGCGTGACGGAAGTTCTGCTCAACGATTGTTATAATGTGCTGGACGGAATCGCCGTCGCGTCGCTGGGCGAAGTCAAAAGCGTGTTTCTCGCGCACCGCCGGCCGCTTGAAGAAGCCAAAGAGATCTTCTGCGACACCGCGTCTCTGGCGAGCGTGAACTTGCTGCGCGTGCTGCTCGCAGAACGAGGGCTTTGGCCTGAGTTCAAACCACTCCCGAGTTACGACGCGAGCCGACTCCCGGACTTCGCCTTGTTGATTGGCGATCCCGCGCTCGATTTTCTGCTCGGCCCGCACGATCACGAGATCTGGGATCTGGGCGCGGCGTGGTTTGAATTGACCAGGCTTCCGTTTGTCTATGCGGTCTGGGCCTTAAGACGAGGCGTCGAGAACGAGAGACTGCGCCGCCTGCTCCGAGAAGCCAAAGACTTCGGGATGGATTCGCTGGACGCCATCATCGGCGGCCGCACCGAATACGATTACGCGTTCCGCAAAGACTACCTTGGCTGGCACATCCATTTTCATCTCGGCGCGGATGAAAGGCGCGGTCTGGCCCGATTCATCGAATTGCTTCGCAAACACGGCCTCGGCCCCGTGTACGAGCCAAAGTTCGTTTGGTGA